The stretch of DNA CGAAAGAAGCGTGTGTTTCGCGCGCTTGCGGTCACGAGAATCAACGCCGGGCTTGCGCCCTTTGGCATCTCCTACTCGAAGTTCATCCGCGGTCTGAAGCTCGCGGGTACTGAACTCGATCGCACCGTAGTAGCAGAATTGGCCGTTCAGGCACCAGAGGATTTCGGTCGACTCGTCGAACTTGCCAAGGAACAGCTGACGGCCGCGCCGGCGGGCTAGCAACGGCTCGGATTGCAGAAGAGGCCGCTGCCCCCAGAAGGAAAGGCAGCGGTCTTAGGTAATCGGGGCGACCAGATTTGAACTGGCGACCCCCAGCACCCCAAGCTGGTGCGCTAAACCAACTGCGCTACGCCCCGAGTTGAACGGCTAATCCTAGACGAAACAGCGCGACTGGTCAAGGCAAGTACGAATCCGAGACCTACTCAAGCGGAACCTCGGCGACAAAGGCTTTTTCGAGCCGACCGCTCGCGAGCCGGTATACGAGGAACACTTCCCAGCCAGCGATCACGGACGGATTCGGATGAAACGCAAAGAAACGCACCGCAGCCACTTGGGCAATCGTGTCCAAACCGGTGTACATGTAACGGAATTCAAGCGGTAGCTTACCGAGGTCAAACCGGTCCCGTACCAGCTGCCTGAGTACCTTCTCATTGCATTCGGCGTCAGTCCTCCACTGAAGCGACCGGCGGGCTAGCGGCTCATTCGCATCCAAGATTCGCAGGTATCCGGGATAATGCATTGTCTCAACCGGCAAATGGTGAGGTCCGACCAACCGCACAACTTGAGACTTCGGGACACAGCACGCAAGAAGCAGTAGCTGGCCAAGGACACGAGCACTTCGCATGCCAAGAGCGTAAGCTAACCCTGTGCCAAGTCAAGCGTAGCCGGACATTCGCCTGTGCCTGTTTGACCAACTACGACCACCATCTATAATCAATCGCTTCGTGACACGAAGAATCGGAATCTGCCGGGCCCTGGATGGGTTCCGGTTTCTTGACAAGTGGCAGTCATTCCTTACCGACCTCGGCTTTGAGGTCGTTGTGTCGAGAGTCACCGACCGGCAGACAATCGAAGCCGGAGCCAGAATTGCGCCGGCCGAACTGTGTCTGCCTGCCAAGGTGTACCTAGGCCATGCGCTGAGTCTCAGGTGTCAGGTGGACGCGTTGTTC from candidate division WOR-3 bacterium encodes:
- the rplT gene encoding 50S ribosomal protein L20, which produces MPRVKTGPYTRARRKKWLKNAKGYWGAKSRLYKSARLQVMHAWMSAYKERRRKKRVFRALAVTRINAGLAPFGISYSKFIRGLKLAGTELDRTVVAELAVQAPEDFGRLVELAKEQLTAAPAG